The following are from one region of the Bradyrhizobium sediminis genome:
- the acs gene encoding acetate--CoA ligase translates to MSEKIYDVSAEWAKRAWVDDTKYREMYARSVSDPNGFWGEQAKRIGWIKPFHKVENTSFAPGNISIKWFEDGVLNVAWNCIDRHLEKRGDQTAIIWEGDDPSQSKHITYRQLHDEVCKMANILRTRNVGKGDRVTIYLPMIPEAAYAMLACARIGAIHSVVFAGFSPDSLAQRITDCQSKIIITADEGLRGGKKVPLKANVDAAIAKAGDVDWVVVVKHTGAAVDMNPSRDFWHHEAAEMVTTECPCEPMHAEDPLFILYTSGSTGQPKGVLHTTGGYLVYAAMTHQYVFDYHDGDIYWCTADVGWVTGHSYIVYGPLANGATTLMFEGVPNYPDNSRFWNVIDKHKVNIFYTAPTAIRALMQGGDAPVKKTSRKSLRLLGSVGEPINPEAWEWYYRVVGEERCPIVDTWWQTETGGILITPLPGATRLKPGSATRPFFGVVPEIVDADGKVLEGECSGNLCIAKSWPGQMRTVYGDHARFEQTYFSTYKGKYFTGDGCRRDADGFYWITGRVDDVINVSGHRMGTAEVESSLVAHALVSEAAVVGYPHDIKGQGIYAYVTLMTGTEPSEALRKELVAWVRKDIGPIASPDLIQFAPGLPKTRSGKIMRRILRKIAEDEPSSLGDTSTLADPAVVDDLVAHRQNKKDASA, encoded by the coding sequence ATGTCCGAGAAGATTTACGACGTATCCGCGGAATGGGCCAAGCGCGCCTGGGTCGACGACACCAAGTACCGCGAAATGTATGCGCGCTCGGTCAGCGATCCCAATGGCTTCTGGGGCGAACAGGCCAAGCGCATCGGCTGGATCAAGCCCTTCCACAAGGTCGAGAACACGTCCTTTGCCCCCGGCAACATTTCCATCAAATGGTTCGAGGACGGCGTCCTCAACGTCGCCTGGAACTGTATCGACCGCCATCTCGAAAAACGCGGCGACCAGACCGCCATCATCTGGGAGGGCGACGATCCCTCGCAGTCGAAGCACATCACCTATCGGCAGTTGCATGACGAAGTCTGCAAGATGGCCAACATCCTGCGCACCCGCAACGTCGGCAAAGGCGACCGCGTCACGATCTACCTTCCGATGATCCCGGAAGCGGCCTACGCGATGCTGGCCTGCGCGCGGATCGGCGCGATTCATTCGGTGGTGTTTGCCGGCTTTTCGCCCGACAGCCTCGCCCAGCGCATCACCGACTGCCAATCCAAGATCATCATCACTGCCGACGAAGGCCTGCGCGGAGGCAAGAAGGTGCCGCTCAAGGCCAACGTCGACGCCGCGATCGCCAAGGCCGGCGATGTCGATTGGGTCGTCGTCGTCAAGCACACCGGTGCGGCCGTCGACATGAATCCCTCGCGCGATTTCTGGCACCACGAGGCCGCCGAGATGGTGACGACGGAATGTCCGTGCGAGCCGATGCACGCCGAGGATCCGCTGTTCATCCTCTATACGTCGGGCTCTACCGGCCAGCCCAAGGGCGTGCTGCACACCACGGGCGGCTATCTGGTGTATGCGGCGATGACGCATCAATACGTGTTCGACTACCACGACGGCGACATCTACTGGTGCACCGCCGACGTCGGCTGGGTCACCGGCCACAGCTACATCGTGTATGGGCCGCTGGCGAATGGCGCGACCACGCTGATGTTCGAAGGCGTGCCGAACTATCCCGACAATTCGCGGTTCTGGAACGTCATCGACAAGCACAAGGTCAACATCTTCTACACCGCCCCGACCGCGATCCGCGCGCTGATGCAGGGCGGCGATGCGCCGGTCAAGAAGACCTCGCGCAAGTCGCTTCGATTGCTCGGCAGCGTCGGCGAGCCGATCAATCCGGAAGCCTGGGAATGGTACTACCGGGTCGTCGGCGAGGAACGCTGTCCGATCGTCGATACCTGGTGGCAGACCGAAACCGGCGGCATTCTGATCACGCCGCTGCCCGGCGCGACCAGGCTCAAACCGGGTTCGGCGACCCGTCCGTTCTTCGGCGTGGTGCCCGAGATCGTCGATGCCGACGGCAAGGTGCTGGAAGGCGAATGCTCGGGCAATCTTTGCATTGCCAAATCCTGGCCGGGGCAGATGCGCACCGTCTATGGCGACCACGCCCGCTTCGAGCAGACCTACTTCTCCACCTACAAGGGCAAATATTTTACCGGCGACGGCTGCCGCCGCGACGCCGACGGCTTCTACTGGATCACCGGGCGCGTCGATGACGTGATCAACGTCTCCGGCCATCGCATGGGCACCGCCGAAGTCGAAAGCTCGCTGGTGGCGCACGCGCTGGTCTCGGAAGCCGCCGTGGTCGGCTATCCCCACGACATCAAGGGCCAGGGCATCTATGCCTATGTGACGCTGATGACCGGCACCGAGCCGTCCGAGGCGCTGCGCAAGGAACTGGTCGCGTGGGTGCGCAAGGACATCGGCCCGATCGCTTCGCCCGATTTGATCCAGTTCGCGCCCGGCCTGCCGAAAACCCGCTCCGGCAAGATCATGCGCCGCATCCTGCGCAAGATCGCGGAGGATGAACCCTCGAGCCTCGGCGATACCTCGACGCTGGCCGA
- a CDS encoding DNA topoisomerase IB, translated as MMDQQNFEAARPVSADPAVALSQALGQMPKPTQKITPKANAGTVAKTASVEALAQELGLRLGDQNQLTIRRIKRGRSYSFVRANGTAVRHAGTIRRLHSMAVPPAYAEVRYSPDPSSHLQAVGRDAAGRLQYRYHSDWEKVREQRKAHRLARLVAALPKIRRNVSMHLSGDTPTREFALSAVIELIARTAIRPGNESYARLNGTRGATTLLKSNVTLEDDSVVLSFKAKGGKAVRKECDAAKLVRAISILRGVPGKRMFQYRDNSGTVRAVSTTQVNAFLREIAGIKISLKDFRTLMASAVVLESLSRISPAASARGRRKQVLDAVRAAADELSNTPAICRKSYVHDTIVTAFEDGILERFAATMKGYRSQSKREQLLAQVVTAAAA; from the coding sequence ATGATGGATCAGCAGAATTTCGAGGCTGCGCGGCCCGTTTCCGCCGATCCTGCCGTTGCGCTGTCGCAGGCGCTGGGGCAGATGCCTAAGCCCACGCAGAAGATTACGCCCAAGGCGAATGCCGGGACGGTCGCCAAGACGGCTTCGGTGGAGGCCCTCGCCCAGGAACTGGGCCTCAGGCTCGGCGACCAGAACCAACTCACCATTCGCCGCATCAAGCGCGGCAGGAGCTATTCATTCGTTCGCGCCAACGGCACGGCGGTCCGCCATGCCGGCACCATCAGGCGTCTGCACTCGATGGCGGTGCCGCCGGCCTATGCCGAGGTCCGCTACTCGCCCGATCCGAGTTCGCATCTGCAGGCCGTCGGCCGCGATGCGGCGGGCCGGCTGCAATATCGCTACCATTCCGATTGGGAAAAGGTTCGCGAACAGCGCAAGGCCCACCGGCTGGCGCGGCTGGTCGCGGCTTTGCCGAAGATCCGCCGCAACGTCTCGATGCACCTCTCCGGCGACACCCCGACCCGTGAATTCGCGCTCTCGGCGGTGATCGAACTGATCGCGCGCACCGCGATCCGTCCGGGCAACGAATCCTATGCGCGGCTGAACGGCACCCGCGGCGCCACCACGCTGCTGAAATCCAACGTCACGCTGGAAGACGATAGCGTCGTGCTCTCCTTCAAGGCCAAGGGCGGCAAGGCCGTGCGCAAGGAATGCGATGCCGCCAAACTGGTGCGCGCCATCAGCATCCTGCGCGGCGTGCCCGGCAAGCGCATGTTCCAGTACCGCGACAATTCCGGCACGGTCCGCGCGGTTTCCACCACCCAGGTCAATGCGTTCCTGCGCGAGATTGCCGGCATCAAGATTTCGCTGAAGGATTTCCGCACCTTGATGGCATCAGCCGTGGTGCTGGAATCGCTGTCGCGGATTTCACCGGCGGCCAGCGCCCGCGGCCGGCGCAAGCAGGTGCTGGACGCCGTCCGCGCCGCCGCCGACGAACTGTCGAATACGCCTGCGATCTGCCGCAAGAGCTATGTCCATGACACCATCGTCACCGCGTTCGAGGACGGCATCCTCGAGCGCTTCGCCGCGACCATGAAGGGCTATCGCTCGCAATCGAAGCGCGAGCAGCTTTTGGCGCAGGTGGTGACCGCGGCGGCGGCCTGA
- a CDS encoding AAA family ATPase — MAPAFHLVCGSTGAGKTTYALDLALQLNGIRFSIDEWMVGLFAKDRPEPMPFDWVVERVERCEQQIGRMAVQCARAGAAPVLDLSFLRASNRANFAALADEAGFSVVLHFLDVPAEERWNRVRGRNETRGETFSLDVPKWMFDFMEKVWEPPTPAEMLAYNGEYAGG, encoded by the coding sequence ATGGCTCCGGCTTTTCATCTGGTGTGCGGGTCAACCGGCGCCGGCAAGACCACCTATGCCCTGGACCTGGCGCTCCAACTCAATGGCATCAGGTTCTCGATCGACGAGTGGATGGTCGGGCTGTTCGCCAAGGACAGGCCCGAGCCCATGCCATTCGACTGGGTGGTGGAACGGGTCGAACGCTGCGAGCAGCAGATCGGCCGGATGGCGGTCCAGTGCGCGCGCGCCGGTGCGGCACCGGTGCTCGACCTCTCGTTCTTGCGCGCCAGCAATCGCGCGAACTTTGCGGCGTTGGCCGACGAGGCCGGGTTTTCCGTGGTGCTGCATTTTCTCGACGTGCCCGCAGAAGAGCGATGGAACCGCGTCCGGGGCCGCAACGAGACCCGCGGCGAAACCTTCTCGCTCGACGTCCCCAAATGGATGTTCGATTTTATGGAGAAGGTCTGGGAGCCGCCGACGCCGGCGGAGATGCTCGCTTATAATGGCGAGTACGCCGGCGGCTAG
- a CDS encoding EVE domain-containing protein: protein MAYWLVKSEPSVWSWDQQVAKGAKGEAWTGVRNFTARQNLVRMKKGDRAFFYHSNEGKEIVGIAEVIKEAYPDPSDKTGKFVCVDIKADKPLKTPVTMAAIKADKHLADMALVKYSRLSVQPVTADEWKIVCKMGGM from the coding sequence ATGGCGTACTGGCTGGTGAAATCGGAGCCATCGGTCTGGTCATGGGATCAGCAGGTGGCAAAGGGCGCCAAGGGCGAAGCCTGGACCGGCGTGCGCAATTTCACCGCGCGGCAGAATCTCGTGAGAATGAAGAAGGGCGACCGCGCCTTTTTCTATCACTCCAACGAGGGCAAGGAGATCGTCGGCATCGCGGAAGTCATCAAGGAGGCCTATCCGGATCCGAGCGACAAGACCGGCAAGTTCGTCTGCGTCGACATCAAGGCCGACAAGCCCCTGAAGACACCGGTGACGATGGCCGCGATCAAGGCCGACAAGCACCTGGCCGACATGGCGCTGGTGAAATATTCGCGGTTGTCGGTGCAGCCGGTGACGGCGGACGAATGGAAGATCGTCTGCAAGATGGGTGGAATGTAG
- a CDS encoding NAD(P)H-dependent glycerol-3-phosphate dehydrogenase, which translates to MSAFKSVAVIGAGAWGTALAAVASRAGREVVLCARDAAIATQIQSMRENPRLPGVRLDAGVEVIADLALAARADIVLIATPAQNLRAAVEAIAPHLAKAAPVIASAKGIERGTHKFMTEVIAEAAPDAMPAILSGPSFADDVARGLPTAVTLAAKDETLASELVQALGSSTFRPYHTTDVRGVEIGGAAKNVLAIAAGIVVGRKLGASAQAALTTRGFSELVRFGRACGARSETMAGLSGLGDLILTCSSPQSRNFALGVALGRGEGRPRDKLAEGEFTAPVLIELAASQNVDMPVSNAVAAILSGKATIDEAIESLLTRPFKAEG; encoded by the coding sequence ATGTCAGCATTCAAATCTGTGGCCGTGATCGGCGCCGGTGCATGGGGGACGGCGCTTGCCGCCGTCGCCTCTCGGGCCGGGCGCGAGGTCGTTCTCTGCGCGCGCGACGCTGCGATCGCAACACAAATTCAGTCGATGCGCGAAAATCCCCGCCTGCCCGGCGTGCGTCTCGACGCGGGCGTCGAGGTCATCGCCGATCTCGCACTGGCCGCTCGCGCCGACATTGTCCTGATCGCAACGCCTGCGCAGAATTTGCGCGCCGCGGTTGAGGCAATTGCGCCTCACCTTGCCAAGGCGGCGCCCGTCATCGCGAGTGCAAAGGGCATCGAGCGCGGCACGCATAAGTTCATGACCGAGGTGATCGCGGAGGCCGCGCCCGACGCGATGCCGGCGATCCTGTCGGGGCCGAGCTTCGCCGACGACGTGGCGCGCGGCCTGCCTACCGCAGTGACGCTGGCAGCGAAGGACGAGACGCTTGCGAGTGAATTGGTGCAGGCGCTGGGGTCTTCGACCTTCCGGCCCTATCACACCACCGATGTTCGCGGCGTCGAGATCGGCGGCGCGGCGAAGAACGTGCTCGCGATCGCCGCTGGCATCGTGGTCGGCCGCAAACTCGGCGCCTCGGCGCAGGCGGCGCTGACCACGCGCGGCTTCAGCGAGTTGGTGCGGTTTGGACGCGCCTGCGGCGCGCGCAGCGAAACCATGGCGGGCCTCTCGGGCCTCGGCGACCTGATCCTGACTTGCTCCAGCCCGCAGTCGCGCAATTTCGCACTCGGCGTGGCGCTCGGACGCGGCGAAGGGCGGCCACGCGACAAACTGGCCGAGGGCGAATTCACCGCACCGGTGCTGATCGAACTCGCGGCTTCGCAAAATGTCGATATGCCAGTATCAAATGCGGTCGCGGCGATCTTGAGCGGCAAGGCGACGATCGACGAAGCCATCGAGAGCCTGCTGACGCGCCCGTTCAAGGCGGAGGGATGA
- the tsaD gene encoding tRNA (adenosine(37)-N6)-threonylcarbamoyltransferase complex transferase subunit TsaD has translation MLVLGIETTCDETAAAVVERLGDGSGRILSNIVRSQTQEHAAFGGVVPEIAARAHVDVLDGIVGNAMKEAGVGFAELSAVAAAAGPGLIGGVIVGLTTAKAIAMVHNTPLIAVNHLEAHALTPRLTCALAFPYCLFLASGGHTQIVAVVGVGQYVRLGTTVDDAMGEAFDKVAKMLGLPYPGGPEVERAASGGDAKRFAFPRPMLGRPDANFSLSGLKTAVRNEASRINPLEPQDISDLCAGFQAAVLESTADRLSVGLRLFRERFGPPRALVAAGGVAANQAIRGALQDVAAKAQTTLIIPPPALCTDNGAMIAWAGAERLALGMIDTMDAAPRARWLLDANATAPAGFANTRAGF, from the coding sequence ATGCTGGTGCTGGGAATCGAGACCACCTGCGACGAGACCGCCGCCGCCGTGGTCGAACGCCTGGGCGATGGGTCGGGGCGCATCTTGTCCAATATCGTGCGCTCGCAAACCCAGGAGCATGCCGCCTTCGGCGGCGTGGTGCCGGAGATCGCCGCGCGCGCCCATGTCGACGTGCTCGACGGCATCGTCGGCAACGCGATGAAGGAAGCGGGCGTTGGCTTCGCAGAGCTTTCGGCGGTCGCGGCGGCGGCCGGGCCCGGGCTGATCGGCGGCGTGATCGTGGGGCTGACCACCGCGAAAGCCATCGCGATGGTGCACAATACGCCGCTGATCGCCGTCAACCATCTCGAGGCCCACGCGCTGACGCCGCGGCTGACCTGCGCGCTGGCGTTTCCCTATTGCCTGTTCCTGGCTTCCGGCGGCCACACCCAGATCGTCGCCGTGGTCGGCGTCGGCCAATATGTGCGGCTCGGCACCACGGTCGACGATGCCATGGGCGAGGCCTTCGACAAGGTCGCAAAAATGCTCGGCCTGCCCTACCCTGGCGGACCGGAGGTCGAACGCGCCGCCAGCGGCGGCGACGCCAAACGGTTCGCATTCCCGCGGCCGATGCTCGGCCGCCCCGATGCCAATTTCTCGCTGTCGGGCTTGAAGACTGCGGTTCGTAATGAGGCGAGCCGCATCAACCCGCTGGAGCCTCAAGATATCAGCGATCTCTGCGCCGGCTTTCAGGCAGCGGTGCTGGAATCGACGGCGGACAGATTGAGCGTCGGCTTGCGGCTGTTCCGCGAACGGTTCGGGCCGCCGCGCGCGCTGGTCGCGGCCGGCGGCGTCGCCGCCAATCAGGCGATACGCGGCGCGCTGCAGGACGTCGCCGCGAAGGCGCAGACCACGCTGATCATTCCGCCGCCGGCGCTCTGCACCGACAACGGCGCGATGATCGCCTGGGCTGGCGCTGAGCGTTTGGCATTGGGCATGATCGACACCATGGACGCCGCGCCCCGCGCGCGCTGGCTGCTCGATGCCAACGCCACGGCGCCGGCCGGTTTTGCCAATACACGCGCCGGCTTCTAG
- a CDS encoding uroporphyrinogen-III synthase: MAVLVTRPHPDDATTAARLRGRGYEVLQAPVLRFEPVAFHDDMDARYSAVIVTSASAVRSIEHHLKGHRLLELPLFAVGQHTADAARRAGFTHVISASGDAAGLRDLVLARMKAKELKKASTLLYLAGADLARDLAGELGESGLRVVTQTTYRMVPVGSLPREVCDAFAANRIEAVLHYSRRSARAFLDAARADGVEISALSIVQCCISAAVASVVREAGATQVVVAATPDEDALFEALERALRA, from the coding sequence ATGGCCGTTCTTGTCACGCGCCCACACCCGGACGATGCGACCACCGCAGCACGCCTGCGCGGCAGGGGCTACGAGGTGTTGCAGGCGCCGGTGTTGCGGTTCGAACCGGTGGCCTTCCACGACGATATGGACGCGCGCTACAGCGCGGTCATCGTCACCAGCGCCAGCGCGGTGCGCAGCATCGAGCACCATCTCAAGGGTCACCGGCTGCTCGAGCTGCCGCTGTTTGCGGTGGGGCAGCATACCGCGGACGCCGCCCGGCGCGCCGGATTCACCCATGTGATCTCGGCCAGCGGCGACGCGGCAGGCTTGCGCGATCTCGTGCTCGCAAGGATGAAAGCGAAGGAGCTGAAAAAGGCCTCGACGCTGCTGTATCTTGCCGGCGCCGATCTTGCCCGGGATCTGGCCGGGGAGCTCGGCGAAAGCGGCTTGCGGGTGGTGACGCAGACAACCTACCGGATGGTGCCGGTCGGGAGCCTGCCGCGAGAGGTGTGCGACGCCTTCGCCGCCAACCGGATCGAGGCGGTGCTGCATTATTCACGGCGCAGCGCGCGCGCCTTCCTGGATGCGGCGCGGGCGGATGGGGTGGAAATATCGGCGCTGTCGATCGTGCAATGCTGCATCTCGGCCGCCGTGGCCTCCGTCGTCCGCGAGGCTGGGGCCACGCAGGTCGTGGTGGCGGCAACCCCGGATGAGGATGCCTTATTCGAGGCGCTGGAGCGTGCTTTGCGAGCCTGA
- a CDS encoding COG4223 family protein produces MADDRPEDIGPSPDSGRAKRAPPTIDLEATEVSGDADSTGAAEESEPTSPRCSVAAISAAVIAAVSGAGAAALVIAVAWLAGWPQVPPPAAPQVNSAVNSAAVDDLAVRIAGIESRISKPAVAAPDPAAAARAEALEKSLAALRSELASQRAQSEKLASAINDAKSAPREAAPSVDLSAINERIAQIERAARAQSAAIAQESSKPADDVPLRRIVAAALLDVLVRIGDPYPAALVAAKSLAANPEALKPLEGFAASGVPNAASLSRELLTLVPKLSPPAPESSTTGTGIVDRLQAGAAKLVRIERTDAAGTDRGAVVARVTAAALRNDFSEARRELKTLAPGDRAAAQAWLEKADARDAALAASRQFAADAMAALAKPAQ; encoded by the coding sequence ATGGCCGATGACAGGCCCGAAGATATTGGACCGTCGCCCGATTCAGGTCGCGCCAAGCGCGCACCGCCGACCATCGACCTCGAGGCAACCGAGGTATCGGGCGACGCTGACAGTACCGGCGCGGCCGAGGAGTCCGAACCAACGTCGCCGCGATGCTCAGTGGCGGCGATTTCCGCTGCGGTCATCGCAGCCGTTTCCGGCGCCGGTGCTGCTGCGCTGGTGATCGCCGTGGCCTGGCTCGCGGGATGGCCCCAGGTCCCTCCGCCTGCGGCGCCCCAAGTCAATTCCGCCGTCAATTCCGCCGCCGTCGACGACCTCGCCGTGCGTATTGCCGGCATTGAATCCAGGATCAGCAAGCCCGCGGTTGCCGCGCCTGATCCCGCGGCCGCCGCACGCGCCGAAGCGTTGGAAAAATCGCTCGCTGCGCTGCGCAGCGAACTCGCCAGCCAGCGCGCGCAGTCGGAGAAGCTGGCTTCGGCAATCAACGATGCGAAATCAGCACCGCGCGAAGCGGCTCCCTCGGTGGACCTCTCCGCGATCAACGAGCGCATTGCCCAGATCGAGCGCGCAGCTCGTGCGCAGAGTGCCGCAATCGCGCAGGAAAGCAGCAAGCCGGCCGATGACGTGCCGCTGCGCCGTATCGTGGCGGCTGCCCTGCTCGATGTTCTGGTTCGAATCGGCGACCCCTATCCCGCCGCGCTGGTGGCGGCGAAATCGCTCGCGGCCAATCCGGAGGCGCTGAAGCCGCTCGAAGGGTTCGCGGCTTCGGGGGTGCCGAACGCCGCCAGCCTGAGCCGCGAACTGCTGACGCTGGTGCCAAAGCTGTCGCCGCCGGCGCCGGAGAGCTCCACCACCGGTACCGGCATCGTCGATCGCCTGCAGGCGGGCGCCGCAAAGCTCGTCCGCATCGAACGCACCGACGCGGCCGGCACCGACCGCGGCGCCGTCGTCGCGCGGGTCACGGCGGCGGCGCTGCGCAACGATTTTTCCGAGGCGAGGCGCGAGCTGAAAACGCTGGCGCCGGGCGACCGCGCCGCGGCGCAAGCCTGGCTCGAGAAGGCAGACGCCCGGGATGCGGCGCTGGCCGCATCCCGTCAATTCGCGGCTGACGCCATGGCGGCGCTCGCCAAACCGGCGCAATAG